GGGCATGTTGTTCCTTCAGTGGAACAATGGGTTGCAGATTAATAGTAATCTGTTCACTTTCTATCGCGATACGTAGATCATTAACCAGCTCCAGACGTTCCACACCACTCTGAGTAAAGAGTGGGTCATAGACGACAACCGACTTAGTCGCATGCAATTTAGCATGGTGCAACGCTGATTCAGCCGCCTGTAATAGCTTGCGGCAGTTATCCAGATGCTCGGGGTAGGATGCAACACCCATATTAATATCCAGCGTCAATTCAAAACGGGATAACTGTATGGGACGCGCCAGGCGCAACTTGATGATTTCAACAATCTGTTTTGTCTGTTCAGCACTGGCACCCGTTGCCAGCATCACAAATTGATCACTGGCAAGCCGCCCAACAACAATGTCTGGATTATCAGCAAAGGCAGCAGACAGACGTTCAGCGACATGTTTAAGGATACTATCAGCAACCTCGTAACCCAATGCCTCATTGATATCCTTAAAGCGGGATATATCCATAATCAGAATAGACACAGGCAAATGACTAGTCGCATGTTGGTCCAGTGTATTCTGTAGAAAAGAACGATTCGGTAAATCAGTCAGCGTATCGTGGCTGGCCTGATAATAGATTTGAGCCAGTTGTTCCCGTCTCTCGGTCACATCACGGGCAACCGCAATAATCATCTCACCCGCATCAAGATCAACCAGCGTCATATTGATCTCAAGCCAGCGTTCCTGTGTGGTAGCTGGGCTAATCATGCATTCAAAGCGTTGATTGTGCCCCAATAGCACCTTGTCAGTCGCTTGCTTGAATATAGCAACACTATCCGTATGACCTAATAAATCGGTAATGGGACGACGTTGGTTATGACGTACCAACTCCACCTCGGTCAAACCGATCCACTCTTCCATCAGTTTATTACAAACCAGAAACTTTAATTCATTACAGAGTACAAAAATGGCATCATTGGCACTATCGAAGTAGGCACGCAGCAAATCCGCATAGAATCCCGCCTCAAGATTGAGGTTATTATTAACATCTTTACTATTCAACGGATATTTGACCTTGTGTGGGATTCTCTATGCTACCGAGATAACGGCATATCCCTTAATTTATTTAATTATAACATCCCACCGGTAGGATGCGCACCGCGCACTAGGTAGGGTGCGCACTGCGCACCATAAAATCTTCATGTATAATCCATCAAAATCCAATAAAATGGCCCACTATGAAGACAATGAAAGCTCTGGTAAAAAAACACGCCAAAGAAGGCCTATGGCTGGAAGATGTTCCTCTACCAGAGGTCGGCAATAACGATGTCCTGATCAAAATACAAAAAACGGCAATCTGTGGCACCGATATCCACATC
This window of the Gammaproteobacteria bacterium genome carries:
- a CDS encoding EAL domain-containing protein gives rise to the protein MNSKDVNNNLNLEAGFYADLLRAYFDSANDAIFVLCNELKFLVCNKLMEEWIGLTEVELVRHNQRRPITDLLGHTDSVAIFKQATDKVLLGHNQRFECMISPATTQERWLEINMTLVDLDAGEMIIAVARDVTERREQLAQIYYQASHDTLTDLPNRSFLQNTLDQHATSHLPVSILIMDISRFKDINEALGYEVADSILKHVAERLSAAFADNPDIVVGRLASDQFVMLATGASAEQTKQIVEIIKLRLARPIQLSRFELTLDINMGVASYPEHLDNCRKLLQAAESALHHAKLHATKSVVVYDPLFTQSGVERLELVNDLRIAIESEQITINLQPIVPLKEQHAPYLEVLARWNHPEKGMIPPDQFIPLAEMSGQIIPLTHIVIEQAITQCAPLLNSGEIGSISINISPHCLLDKTLTETISALIKQYDISPSLLKFEITEGVAMSEQMQQNTVQALFELGVRLSIDDFGTGHSSLSKLKQLPVTELKIDRSFITDMLVDEDDAAIVEASINLAHNLGLHVVAEGIEDEKTQDELLRMGCDYAQGYHLSYPLTLDQLHEWLKK